A stretch of Gymnodinialimonas phycosphaerae DNA encodes these proteins:
- a CDS encoding cytochrome c biogenesis CcdA family protein, translating to MFGIDLFDASLLPAMIVALAAGILSFLSPCVLPIVPPYLAYMGGITMSDIEGEAKAARRKALIPAIFFVMGLSTVFVFLGFTASLLGQFFLQNQILLARISGAIVIIFGLHFLGIFRIPLLDREARLDAGDKGGSTLGAYVLGLAFAFGWTPCIGPQLGAILSIAAQESSVQRGTLLLGVYAVGLGLPFLLAAAFIDRAQGLMGRMKRHMKLIERIMGVLLVAVGLALMTGAFSAFAFWLLETFPALGQLG from the coding sequence ATGTTCGGAATTGACCTTTTTGACGCCTCGCTTTTGCCGGCGATGATCGTGGCGCTGGCGGCGGGGATCCTGAGTTTTCTCAGCCCCTGCGTCTTGCCGATCGTGCCGCCGTACCTGGCCTACATGGGCGGGATCACGATGAGCGATATCGAGGGAGAGGCGAAGGCCGCCCGACGCAAGGCGCTGATCCCGGCGATCTTCTTCGTGATGGGGCTGTCGACCGTCTTCGTCTTCCTGGGCTTCACGGCGTCGCTTCTGGGGCAGTTCTTCTTGCAAAACCAGATCCTTCTGGCGCGCATCTCGGGCGCCATCGTGATCATCTTCGGACTGCATTTCCTGGGTATCTTTCGCATCCCGCTGCTGGATCGCGAAGCGCGGCTGGATGCGGGGGACAAGGGGGGCTCGACCCTGGGGGCCTATGTTCTGGGCCTTGCCTTCGCCTTCGGGTGGACCCCGTGCATCGGCCCGCAACTGGGTGCGATCCTGTCAATTGCGGCGCAGGAATCCAGCGTCCAGCGCGGCACGCTGCTGTTGGGGGTCTATGCGGTGGGGCTTGGCCTGCCGTTCCTTCTGGCCGCCGCCTTCATCGACCGCGCCCAGGGCCTTATGGGGCGCATGAAGCGGCATATGAAGCTGATCGAGCGGATCATGGGCGTGCTTCTGGTGGCCGTAGGCCTGGCGCTGATGACGGGGGCATTCTCGGCCTTCGCGTTCTGGTTGCTGGAGACGTTTCCAGCCCTGGGCCAGTTGGGGTAA
- a CDS encoding cytochrome P450 gives MTDLPPKPPARADRVSLLRYMRLFRADILSAQPARLYHAWMAEFRTPFFRSYMINEPALIDEVLKARPMDFPKSDRVGEGLRPLLGESVFLTNGETWKRQRRIIDPAFEGGRLRDTFPAMWAAGEASVARMGATVAPPGVPAKAMEIEEEMSHAAADVIFRTLFSMPIEADIAGRVFHEFRAYQRTQPILNAAAFVPLPRWLPRGHRAKTRRTARNIRALITEMTAARGAEIALGTAPDDLATKIMTTADPVTGARFTTEEMVDQVAIFFLAGHETSASALGWALYLLARYPEWQDKLVEEAQALPDAPDFAAMSKLKLTRDVFREALRLYPPVPMMVRETTCPETFRKRAVKRGSQVVISPWHLHRQDRLWDNPDGFDPGRWHTENGKACMREAFIPFSAGARVCTGAGFAMVEGPLLLAMLLRAFRFERIEGDDPVPVAYLTVRARDGIRLRVSRR, from the coding sequence ATGACAGACCTGCCCCCCAAGCCGCCCGCGCGCGCGGATCGCGTCTCGCTCCTGCGGTATATGCGGCTGTTTCGCGCGGATATCCTCTCGGCGCAGCCCGCCCGGCTCTACCACGCGTGGATGGCGGAATTTCGGACCCCCTTCTTCCGGTCCTACATGATCAATGAGCCCGCATTGATTGATGAGGTCCTCAAGGCGCGGCCGATGGACTTCCCGAAGTCCGACCGCGTGGGCGAGGGGCTGCGTCCCCTGCTTGGCGAGAGCGTGTTCCTGACCAACGGCGAGACCTGGAAGCGGCAGCGCCGCATCATCGACCCGGCGTTCGAGGGCGGGCGTCTGCGCGATACCTTTCCCGCGATGTGGGCGGCGGGGGAGGCGAGCGTGGCGCGGATGGGCGCAACCGTCGCGCCCCCCGGCGTGCCAGCAAAGGCGATGGAGATCGAAGAGGAAATGTCCCACGCCGCGGCCGACGTGATCTTCCGCACGCTCTTTTCCATGCCGATCGAGGCCGACATCGCGGGCCGGGTCTTCCACGAGTTCCGCGCCTATCAGCGTACGCAACCGATCCTGAATGCCGCAGCCTTCGTGCCGTTGCCCCGCTGGCTGCCGCGCGGCCACCGCGCCAAAACCCGCAGAACCGCGCGCAACATCCGCGCCCTGATCACCGAAATGACAGCCGCGCGCGGGGCCGAGATTGCGTTAGGGACGGCCCCTGACGACCTTGCCACCAAGATCATGACGACCGCGGATCCAGTGACCGGCGCACGTTTCACCACCGAAGAGATGGTGGACCAGGTGGCGATTTTCTTTCTGGCGGGTCACGAGACCTCGGCCTCGGCGCTGGGGTGGGCGCTGTATCTTCTGGCGCGCTACCCGGAATGGCAGGACAAGCTGGTAGAGGAGGCGCAAGCCCTGCCCGATGCGCCGGATTTCGCCGCTATGTCCAAGTTGAAGCTGACCCGCGACGTGTTTCGCGAGGCGTTACGTCTTTATCCGCCGGTGCCCATGATGGTGCGCGAGACGACCTGTCCCGAAACGTTCCGCAAACGCGCCGTGAAGCGCGGCAGCCAGGTGGTGATTTCACCGTGGCACCTGCACCGGCAGGACCGGCTTTGGGATAATCCCGATGGCTTTGATCCGGGGCGCTGGCATACCGAAAACGGCAAGGCCTGCATGCGTGAAGCGTTCATTCCGTTCTCGGCTGGGGCGCGGGTCTGCACCGGGGCGGGCTTCGCCATGGTCGAAGGGCCCTTGCTGCTCGCCATGCTCCTGCGCGCGTTTCGGTTCGAGAGGATCGAGGGCGACGATCCGGTGCCGGTGGCCTACCTGACCGTGCGCGCCAGGGACGGCATCCGTTTACGGGTCAGCCGCCGATAG
- a CDS encoding ribbon-helix-helix domain-containing protein yields the protein MSGAASSARPRKRSLTLQGHRTSVSLEDAFWEDLQAIAEARGQSVNALVAEIDAARGVSAGLASAIRVFVLAAAKAR from the coding sequence ATGAGCGGCGCTGCGTCATCCGCAAGGCCGCGCAAACGGTCCCTGACGCTTCAGGGGCACCGCACCTCGGTGTCGCTGGAGGACGCGTTCTGGGAAGACCTGCAAGCCATCGCCGAGGCGCGGGGGCAATCGGTCAACGCGCTGGTGGCCGAGATCGACGCGGCGCGCGGGGTCAGCGCGGGGTTGGCCTCGGCAATCCGGGTGTTTGTCCTGGCGGCCGCCAAGGCGCGTTAA
- a CDS encoding DUF4345 family protein, whose protein sequence is MTAVDIINYAVAILTIGLGVCGWLATRWTMSVLDIQAGPSNMGYTEVSAVSGCLFVGIGLGVLILNEPMAWIALGLAYGGAAVGRVTSILRDNAASRQSWTFFATEAALGAWLVLANLPAQQV, encoded by the coding sequence ATGACCGCCGTCGACATCATCAATTACGCCGTTGCCATTCTGACCATTGGCCTCGGGGTCTGCGGCTGGCTCGCTACGCGCTGGACCATGTCCGTGCTGGATATTCAGGCCGGTCCCTCCAACATGGGGTATACCGAGGTTTCGGCGGTGTCGGGCTGCCTGTTTGTCGGCATCGGATTGGGCGTGTTGATCCTGAACGAGCCGATGGCCTGGATTGCGCTGGGGCTGGCTTATGGAGGCGCTGCGGTCGGACGCGTGACGTCGATCCTGCGTGACAATGCGGCCTCGCGTCAAAGCTGGACGTTTTTCGCGACGGAAGCCGCGCTTGGCGCATGGCTCGTGTTGGCGAACTTGCCTGCGCAGCAAGTCTAG
- the fumC gene encoding class II fumarate hydratase: MTQTRTETDSFGPLEVPANKYWGAQTQRSILNFPIGWEKQPIAIVRALGVIKRACAEANIKAGKLDGIGDAMLEAAQEVVDGKLDDNFPLVVWQTGSGTQSNMNANEVIANRAIEILGGEIGSKTPVHPNDHCNMGQSSNDTFPTAMHIATAMTARDVTLPGLRKLHACLVEKVAEFDGIIKIGRTHTMDATPLTLAQEFGGYAHQVAKSIERIEYALGDIYELAQGGTAVGTGLNTPQGWGEEVAANMARITGLPFVTAPNKFEALAAHDAMVAMSGAMKTTAASLFKIANDIRLLGSGPRCGLGELMLPENEPGSSIMPGKVNPTQCEAMTQVCAHVIGNDAAVGFAGSQGHFELNVYKPMMAYNVLQSMQLVGDACVAFTDNCVAGIKADVVRIEKIMNESLMLVTALAPTIGYDNATTVAKTAHKNGTTLKQEAIALGFVDEETFDKVVRPEQMIGPK; the protein is encoded by the coding sequence ATGACCCAGACCCGCACCGAGACCGACAGCTTTGGCCCCCTTGAGGTCCCTGCAAACAAGTATTGGGGCGCGCAGACCCAACGCTCGATCCTGAACTTCCCCATCGGTTGGGAAAAGCAGCCCATCGCCATCGTGCGCGCCTTGGGGGTGATCAAGCGCGCCTGCGCCGAGGCGAACATCAAGGCAGGCAAGCTGGACGGCATCGGCGACGCGATGCTGGAGGCCGCGCAAGAGGTCGTGGACGGCAAACTGGATGACAACTTTCCCCTGGTCGTGTGGCAGACCGGGTCCGGCACGCAGTCCAACATGAATGCCAACGAGGTGATCGCCAACCGCGCGATCGAGATCCTGGGCGGTGAAATCGGGTCGAAAACGCCTGTCCACCCCAACGACCACTGTAACATGGGGCAGTCTTCCAACGATACTTTCCCCACCGCCATGCACATCGCCACCGCGATGACGGCGCGCGATGTGACGCTTCCGGGCCTGCGCAAGCTGCATGCCTGCCTGGTGGAGAAGGTCGCGGAGTTCGACGGCATCATCAAGATCGGGCGCACCCATACGATGGATGCCACGCCGCTGACCCTGGCGCAGGAATTTGGCGGCTACGCCCATCAGGTGGCGAAATCGATTGAGCGGATCGAGTATGCGCTTGGCGATATCTACGAGTTGGCCCAGGGCGGCACTGCCGTGGGCACCGGCCTGAATACGCCGCAGGGCTGGGGCGAGGAGGTCGCCGCCAACATGGCGCGGATCACCGGGTTGCCGTTTGTGACGGCGCCGAACAAGTTCGAAGCGCTGGCCGCCCATGATGCGATGGTGGCCATGTCCGGCGCGATGAAGACCACCGCCGCGAGCCTGTTCAAGATCGCCAACGATATCCGGCTTCTGGGCTCTGGCCCGCGCTGTGGCCTGGGCGAATTGATGCTGCCCGAGAACGAGCCGGGCTCTTCCATCATGCCCGGCAAAGTCAACCCGACCCAATGCGAAGCGATGACCCAGGTCTGCGCCCATGTCATCGGCAACGACGCCGCCGTGGGGTTTGCGGGCAGCCAGGGCCATTTCGAGTTGAACGTCTACAAACCGATGATGGCCTATAACGTGCTGCAATCGATGCAACTTGTGGGTGATGCCTGCGTCGCGTTCACCGACAATTGCGTGGCGGGCATCAAGGCCGATGTCGTGCGGATCGAGAAGATCATGAATGAATCGCTCATGCTAGTGACGGCGCTGGCCCCCACGATCGGCTACGACAACGCCACGACCGTGGCCAAGACGGCGCACAAGAATGGCACCACGCTGAAGCAGGAAGCGATTGCGCTGGGGTTCGTCGATGAAGAGACCTTCGACAAGGTCGTGCGGCCCGAACAGATGATCGGGCCGAAATAG
- a CDS encoding DUF4169 family protein, whose protein sequence is MSTTPINLNRVRKARARDATKKKADENAVKHGRTKADRQAEAARQALVDKRLEGHGREDD, encoded by the coding sequence ATGAGCACGACGCCGATCAACCTCAACCGCGTCCGCAAGGCGCGCGCACGGGATGCGACCAAAAAGAAGGCCGACGAGAACGCGGTCAAGCATGGACGCACCAAGGCCGACCGTCAGGCCGAGGCCGCGCGGCAGGCCTTGGTCGATAAGCGCCTTGAGGGTCATGGGCGCGAGGATGATTAG
- a CDS encoding VOC family protein: MTSLLPHLMFQGQLDAALTHWQGAFPDMVVTRTDGGDGPVTQANVVIAGQAISVFDSPPVHDFTFTPSISLMVCCDTRREVDAIAAHLGDGGEVLMPLDAYDFSARFTWLNDRFGVSWQIMVAP; the protein is encoded by the coding sequence GTGACCAGCTTGCTCCCGCATCTGATGTTTCAGGGCCAGCTTGACGCTGCCCTGACGCATTGGCAGGGGGCATTTCCCGACATGGTCGTGACACGCACCGATGGGGGCGACGGCCCGGTGACACAGGCCAATGTGGTGATTGCGGGCCAGGCGATCTCGGTTTTCGATAGCCCGCCGGTCCATGACTTCACGTTCACGCCGTCGATTTCGCTTATGGTGTGCTGCGACACGCGCCGGGAAGTCGACGCCATCGCCGCGCATCTGGGCGACGGCGGAGAGGTCTTGATGCCCCTTGATGCCTATGATTTCTCGGCCCGTTTCACATGGCTCAATGACCGCTTCGGCGTCTCGTGGCAGATCATGGTCGCGCCATGA
- a CDS encoding Hint domain-containing protein gives MGLTATLPAFATDMFEVFADITTVASTQDINVALVIDTSGSTSQSSGSDVDVDGVNDTFLAAQKLAAKQVFVSLLDAGDDPEYVTIMLIEYNSNGNTRGDLNLSRQHRVLGRDWQADLLFGSPDGVLTPAFTLINETDIGVDLGADGVEYFRIAFDTHEVIYSEGLETESFHPAGDIASVLSEPQRDELYAIFPPLEEGLATMPAARIGLKGRDGHALNTRSIWMTAAE, from the coding sequence GTGGGCCTGACGGCCACGCTGCCCGCCTTCGCAACGGATATGTTCGAGGTGTTTGCGGATATCACCACCGTTGCGTCCACACAGGATATCAACGTGGCGCTGGTGATCGATACCTCCGGCTCTACCTCGCAAAGCTCTGGCTCGGATGTGGATGTGGATGGCGTCAACGATACCTTTCTAGCGGCGCAGAAGTTGGCCGCCAAACAGGTGTTCGTGTCGCTCCTTGACGCGGGCGATGACCCCGAATACGTCACGATCATGCTGATCGAATACAACAGCAACGGCAATACGCGTGGTGACCTCAACCTATCGCGCCAGCACCGCGTTTTGGGCCGCGATTGGCAGGCGGATCTGTTGTTCGGCAGCCCTGACGGGGTTCTGACGCCCGCGTTCACCTTGATCAACGAGACGGATATCGGCGTCGACCTGGGCGCCGATGGTGTGGAGTATTTCCGCATCGCCTTTGATACCCACGAGGTGATCTATTCCGAGGGATTGGAAACCGAAAGCTTCCACCCCGCCGGCGATATCGCCTCGGTCCTTTCCGAACCGCAGCGCGATGAGCTTTACGCGATCTTCCCGCCGTTGGAGGAGGGTTTGGCCACCATGCCCGCCGCCCGTATCGGCCTTAAAGGGCGTGACGGACATGCGCTGAATACGCGGAGCATCTGGATGACCGCAGCCGAGTAG
- a CDS encoding extracellular solute-binding protein, whose translation MTKTYLLASAATLALALPAAAQNLTVFDYSGFENPDFHQPFIDAHGAPEFVFFGDEDEAFQRLLAGFQSDVTHICAGSVPRWQASGIIEAWDTAEIAAFETLNADLVGQDVLAGSEELFFLPTDYGSTAVAYNSDELSADDVTSLEIFNDPALAGRLSIPDNVDDAYALAYLATGVTDWADVTDAQFEAATDWLRAVHPNLRTYWTDPAEISQLIGSGEVLAAWVWNEVPVAMAEEGFNVGFARNTTEGTSVWLCGYVNMVEAPGDEAQAYDYVNALLSEGSAGPLLSNGFGSANDAALQALGSEAMEAAGLGEVTVPVLAQLPISNEQRERQAEAFERIKAGF comes from the coding sequence ATGACAAAAACCTACCTCCTCGCCTCCGCCGCGACCCTGGCCCTCGCCCTGCCCGCAGCGGCCCAGAACCTCACCGTTTTCGACTATTCCGGCTTCGAGAACCCAGATTTCCACCAGCCCTTCATCGACGCCCACGGCGCGCCCGAATTTGTGTTCTTCGGCGACGAGGATGAGGCATTCCAACGCCTGCTGGCGGGCTTCCAGTCAGACGTCACCCACATCTGCGCAGGCTCCGTGCCGCGCTGGCAGGCCTCGGGCATCATCGAGGCCTGGGACACGGCCGAGATCGCCGCGTTTGAAACCCTCAACGCCGATCTCGTGGGCCAGGACGTGCTGGCGGGCAGCGAAGAGCTGTTCTTCCTGCCCACGGACTACGGCTCCACCGCCGTGGCCTACAACAGCGATGAATTGTCGGCCGACGATGTCACCTCGCTGGAGATCTTCAATGACCCAGCCCTCGCCGGGCGCTTGTCGATCCCCGATAACGTCGACGATGCCTATGCGCTGGCCTACCTTGCGACCGGCGTTACCGATTGGGCGGATGTGACGGATGCGCAGTTCGAGGCGGCAACTGATTGGCTGCGTGCTGTCCACCCGAACCTGCGGACCTATTGGACCGACCCGGCCGAGATCAGCCAGCTGATCGGTTCGGGCGAGGTTCTGGCCGCCTGGGTCTGGAACGAGGTGCCCGTGGCCATGGCCGAGGAAGGCTTCAACGTCGGCTTTGCGCGTAACACGACCGAGGGCACTTCTGTCTGGCTTTGCGGCTACGTCAACATGGTCGAGGCACCGGGCGACGAGGCGCAGGCCTATGACTACGTCAATGCGCTTCTCTCCGAAGGCTCCGCTGGTCCGCTGTTGAGCAACGGCTTCGGCTCGGCCAACGATGCCGCGCTTCAGGCCTTGGGCTCCGAGGCGATGGAAGCCGCGGGCCTGGGCGAAGTGACGGTGCCCGTTCTGGCACAGCTGCCGATCTCCAACGAACAGCGGGAACGCCAGGCAGAAGCGTTCGAGCGGATCAAGGCCGGCTTCTAA
- a CDS encoding SspB family protein: MSDPIPTIPYGRLMHEAVCGVIREVLERVARDGLPGEHHFFITFDTRHDGVELADWLRERYPEEMMIVIQNWYDDLSVDQDGFAITLNFGDAPERLRIPFDSIATFVDPSVEFGWRFEQTDDDDPTPPNGSDPGDKDRGDDADGDGPGAGQEAEVVSLDTFRRNH, encoded by the coding sequence ATGTCTGACCCGATCCCGACCATACCCTATGGACGCCTCATGCATGAGGCCGTGTGCGGCGTGATCCGCGAGGTTCTGGAGCGGGTCGCACGCGATGGCCTGCCCGGGGAGCATCATTTCTTCATCACCTTCGACACCCGCCACGATGGCGTCGAATTGGCCGACTGGTTGCGAGAGCGCTACCCAGAGGAAATGATGATCGTGATCCAGAACTGGTACGACGACCTGAGCGTCGACCAGGACGGCTTCGCGATCACGCTCAACTTCGGCGACGCGCCAGAGCGCTTGCGCATCCCGTTCGATTCCATCGCCACCTTCGTTGATCCCTCGGTCGAATTCGGCTGGCGGTTCGAGCAGACCGATGACGATGATCCGACGCCCCCCAACGGCTCCGACCCCGGCGACAAGGATCGCGGTGACGACGCGGACGGCGACGGTCCCGGTGCGGGGCAAGAGGCTGAAGTCGTCAGCCTCGACACGTTCCGACGCAATCACTAG
- a CDS encoding FadR/GntR family transcriptional regulator, which produces MKIDPNSKADLSAQIAAAIRDSIISGALIVDARLPSEAELAETLNVSRSTVREALKRLAAQSLIRTQRGAFGGAFVNRLSYEDAYGQHITTSTLLLGMNDVAFDTACEARFALERACADLSAQRRTADHLATMRVEALRQGQPGLSDEAFCASDVAFHRALVDGADNPVMSYQLAGAVEAMQPLMNMITFTARNRAEIVRLHSEIADAVEAREGAAVAEALTELETYTKTLAQSVFEHRARAAEAAKSV; this is translated from the coding sequence ATGAAAATCGATCCGAACAGTAAAGCGGACCTTTCTGCGCAAATTGCCGCCGCGATCCGCGACAGCATCATCTCGGGCGCCTTGATCGTCGACGCGCGCCTGCCGTCCGAGGCCGAGTTGGCCGAGACGCTCAACGTGTCGCGCTCCACCGTGCGCGAGGCGTTGAAGCGGCTGGCGGCGCAATCGCTGATCCGCACCCAGCGCGGGGCCTTCGGCGGCGCTTTTGTGAACCGCCTGTCCTACGAGGACGCATACGGCCAGCACATCACCACCTCGACCCTGCTTCTGGGGATGAATGACGTGGCGTTCGACACGGCCTGTGAAGCGCGCTTCGCGTTGGAGCGCGCCTGCGCCGATCTCTCGGCGCAACGGCGCACCGCCGACCATCTGGCGACGATGCGGGTGGAAGCCTTGCGCCAAGGCCAGCCGGGCCTGAGTGATGAGGCGTTCTGCGCTTCGGACGTGGCCTTCCACCGGGCGCTGGTGGACGGGGCGGACAACCCGGTGATGTCGTATCAATTGGCCGGCGCGGTGGAAGCGATGCAGCCCCTGATGAACATGATCACCTTCACCGCGCGCAATCGGGCGGAAATCGTCCGCCTGCACTCGGAAATCGCCGACGCCGTCGAGGCACGTGAAGGTGCCGCCGTCGCAGAGGCGCTGACAGAGTTGGAGACCTACACCAAGACCTTGGCACAATCCGTCTTCGAGCACCGCGCTCGGGCGGCCGAGGCGGCCAAATCGGTCTGA
- a CDS encoding GntR family transcriptional regulator — protein MPRHNADTIADALRKRICLEPPTASPVLHEQALAAEFGVSRTPVRQALQRLAYERLVEVRSGVGTVVSPLSEDQRAMDIHLASALLDVAAEMEGDRPLSIEANAYINALEHRVSEATALDLDTNYTIRSTMLEVVTSELSNDILAEALKAALWRLFRWRLAAAAEEPSGIDTRLREVIGLMADATKVGTVRALLKAQHMPPVGDAEG, from the coding sequence ATGCCAAGACACAACGCCGATACTATTGCCGACGCTTTGCGCAAACGGATCTGTTTGGAACCCCCGACTGCCAGCCCGGTCTTGCATGAGCAAGCCCTGGCGGCAGAATTCGGCGTCTCTCGGACGCCGGTCCGCCAGGCGTTGCAACGGCTGGCCTATGAGCGCCTAGTAGAGGTCCGCTCGGGCGTCGGGACTGTTGTCTCGCCGCTCAGCGAAGACCAACGCGCCATGGACATCCACCTGGCCAGCGCCCTACTGGATGTCGCCGCAGAGATGGAGGGCGACCGCCCTCTGTCGATCGAGGCCAACGCCTACATCAATGCCCTGGAACACCGGGTCAGCGAGGCCACCGCACTGGATCTGGACACGAATTACACGATCCGATCCACCATGTTGGAGGTCGTTACCAGTGAATTGTCGAACGACATTCTGGCTGAAGCGCTCAAAGCCGCGCTTTGGCGGCTGTTTCGCTGGCGCTTGGCAGCAGCAGCGGAAGAGCCCTCGGGCATCGACACCCGCCTGCGCGAGGTGATCGGACTGATGGCCGATGCCACGAAGGTGGGCACGGTTCGCGCGCTGCTGAAAGCACAACACATGCCCCCTGTCGGGGACGCTGAGGGGTAA
- a CDS encoding DUF2182 domain-containing protein, producing the protein MTAPHWLTLFGVILVGWVTLYLMALPADLRAAGALYGTDFLVALCTLTPDAAGFARITAMWMLMSAAMMAPTALPAFATYDDLGQTTGTNFSALVGGYLAIWGGFSVLAAGLQFLLFQAELVSAFGDSRSTQLSAVLLLLAGAYQFTPLKEACLSKCRAPLTFFMSHWDEGPFRNGLRLGAVCLGCCWALMLLAFVGGVMNLVFMGLATLIMVFEKLPDVGRILTRPLGAALIGGGLWLALTSL; encoded by the coding sequence ATGACAGCGCCCCATTGGCTGACGCTTTTCGGCGTCATCCTTGTCGGTTGGGTCACGTTGTACCTGATGGCGTTGCCCGCTGATCTTCGGGCAGCAGGCGCCCTATACGGCACGGATTTCCTTGTCGCCCTGTGCACGCTGACCCCGGATGCGGCGGGATTTGCGCGCATCACGGCCATGTGGATGCTGATGTCGGCGGCGATGATGGCCCCCACGGCGCTGCCCGCGTTCGCCACATACGACGATCTGGGGCAGACCACGGGCACCAACTTCAGCGCATTGGTCGGCGGCTACCTTGCGATCTGGGGTGGGTTTTCCGTGCTGGCGGCGGGGCTACAGTTCCTTCTGTTTCAGGCAGAGCTGGTGTCGGCCTTCGGCGATAGCCGGTCCACCCAACTTTCAGCCGTGCTGCTGCTGCTGGCGGGCGCCTACCAATTCACCCCCCTGAAGGAGGCGTGCCTGTCCAAGTGCCGCGCGCCGCTGACGTTTTTCATGTCCCACTGGGATGAGGGCCCGTTCCGCAACGGCCTGCGCCTAGGGGCGGTCTGCCTGGGGTGCTGTTGGGCGCTGATGCTTTTGGCCTTCGTGGGTGGGGTCATGAACCTTGTGTTCATGGGCTTGGCGACCCTGATCATGGTTTTCGAGAAACTGCCCGACGTCGGGCGCATCCTGACGCGGCCCTTGGGCGCGGCTCTTATCGGTGGTGGCCTTTGGCTGGCGCTGACATCCCTTTGA
- a CDS encoding class I SAM-dependent methyltransferase — MASSDFGLFMGQLLRKPHQVVALAPSSKGLCAEMAAELDPAKGPVVELGAGTGNITQAILDAGIAPEACHSIEMNPEFCARLRARFPGLNVYQMSAGDCGDLPVEGAQAVVSGLPLLSMPTQLQRDILTGFTKLVRPGGDYVQFTYGPKPPVTAVVREELGLTWRKSGKIWWNMPPARVYRFTQA; from the coding sequence ATGGCGTCCAGTGACTTCGGTCTTTTCATGGGCCAGCTCTTGCGCAAGCCCCACCAGGTCGTGGCACTGGCGCCCTCGTCCAAAGGGCTTTGCGCCGAGATGGCCGCGGAACTGGACCCCGCCAAAGGCCCCGTGGTCGAATTGGGCGCGGGAACCGGCAATATCACCCAAGCCATTCTGGACGCCGGCATCGCGCCCGAGGCCTGCCACTCCATCGAGATGAACCCCGAGTTCTGCGCACGCCTACGTGCGCGCTTCCCCGGCCTCAACGTCTACCAGATGAGCGCGGGCGATTGCGGTGACCTCCCGGTCGAGGGCGCGCAGGCCGTTGTTTCGGGCCTGCCCCTCCTTTCCATGCCGACGCAATTGCAGCGCGATATCCTTACGGGTTTTACGAAACTTGTGCGCCCCGGCGGCGATTACGTTCAATTCACCTATGGCCCCAAGCCCCCCGTCACCGCTGTGGTGCGCGAGGAATTGGGCCTGACATGGCGCAAGAGCGGCAAGATCTGGTGGAACATGCCGCCTGCGCGGGTGTATCGTTTCACCCAAGCGTAA
- a CDS encoding aspartate aminotransferase: MKQDAILFNDPEAWIDQTFDVPAVRNGGILRTSLKAVEAGAGMARFKAEVNRRQFRALENNGHIIVFCNLKPVEILASGPGNAIR; the protein is encoded by the coding sequence ATGAAACAGGACGCCATTCTTTTCAATGATCCAGAGGCCTGGATTGACCAGACCTTCGACGTGCCCGCCGTGCGAAATGGCGGGATCCTGCGCACCTCTCTGAAGGCGGTGGAGGCAGGGGCCGGCATGGCGCGCTTCAAGGCAGAGGTGAACCGCCGCCAGTTCCGGGCGCTGGAAAACAACGGCCATATCATTGTCTTCTGCAACCTGAAACCGGTTGAGATCCTGGCCTCTGGGCCAGGCAACGCAATCCGGTAG
- a CDS encoding YybH family protein, with translation MIDVQAVAKMAAGYTAAWNSKSAEAVAPFYAENVEIIINNGDPWSGRSRVQDMAASFYADVPDLTLTCDDVRCAGTHVILVGYSLATTQPVEIR, from the coding sequence ATGATTGATGTGCAAGCCGTGGCAAAGATGGCAGCAGGCTACACTGCAGCGTGGAACTCTAAGTCCGCAGAGGCGGTGGCCCCCTTCTACGCAGAAAATGTCGAAATCATTATTAACAATGGCGACCCGTGGAGCGGTCGGTCGCGCGTTCAAGACATGGCCGCAAGTTTTTATGCGGATGTCCCAGATTTGACGCTCACCTGTGATGATGTGCGTTGTGCAGGAACTCACGTAATTCTCGTTGGATATTCACTGGCCACGACGCAGCCAGTGGAAATCCGCTGA